The region GCGCAGGTCTGCGTGGTGCATGCGGCCCCAGCGCCGTTGTCATGTGGCACGGGCCCTGGTATGAGAAAAGATCATACCAACGAGGATTGGGCCAATGGGCGCCGCGAAAGTTGCGATCACAATTGAGGAAGAGTTGCTGAAGCGCGTCGACCAGCTCGTCGAACAGCGGAGGTTTCCGAATCGGAGTCGCGCGATCCAAGAGGCGGTGCGCGAGAAGCTGGACCGCCTGGATCGAGGTCGCCTCGCCCGCGAGTGCGCGAAGCTGAACCGGGCCTTCGAACAGAAGATGGCGGAGGAGGGGTTGGCGGGAGACCTCGAGGAATGGCCCGAATTCTGAGGGGCGACGTCGTGTGGGCCGACTTGAGTCCGGTCGTGGGCCATGAGCAGGCGGGGCAGCGACCGGTCGTGGTGTTGAGCGCGGATGTGTTCAACGAGCGCTCGGGCACGGTGATCGCGATGGCACTGACGAGCCGGCCCCAACGGGCAGGATTTCCGCTCACGCTCGAGCTGAAGTCATTGAAGTCGAGGAAGCGGGCGTGG is a window of Deltaproteobacteria bacterium DNA encoding:
- a CDS encoding ribbon-helix-helix protein, CopG family — protein: MGAAKVAITIEEELLKRVDQLVEQRRFPNRSRAIQEAVREKLDRLDRGRLARECAKLNRAFEQKMAEEGLAGDLEEWPEF
- a CDS encoding type II toxin-antitoxin system PemK/MazF family toxin, which gives rise to MARILRGDVVWADLSPVVGHEQAGQRPVVVLSADVFNERSGTVIAMALTSRPQRAGFPLTLELKSLKSRKRAWVKIAQVRTLSTRRLGRKLGRVGPEELDRLVEGLNEIIAA